The Lachnospiraceae bacterium KM106-2 nucleotide sequence CTCCGCTCATAGTATGATTTTCATTCTTAAGACTCCATATTCCAACTGCCTTTAATCCATTTTTTTCACAAGTAGAAATTAAGTTTTCTATAGTTGCTATCCTGTCAGTATATACCACTGCTTTCTTACCATATTTAAAGCCATCATATGCTTTTAAATATTGACTAATACTCTGATAACCATTAAACTTACATATCCTCTTCTCACTTAAGCGCTTAATATCTGAATGCTGATCTAATCGAAATATCATTAAATCTTCACCTTTTATTTCATAATTCTTTTCAATTCTTTCATGTGTAGCTGTAAGCATTACTACACTTTTTTCACTCTTTACAGTCAATAAATACTTTAAGACTGATCCATAAGTTTTATTTTCATGGTCATCATACCTCTGCATATACTTAATCAAGTTATGAGCTTCATCACAAATAAAAGTATCAATATCCGAATAACACTCTGGATCTTTTTTTAATAATTTTGCAAACTGGGCATATGTCATCACGGTTACTAAACGCCCATATGAACGAATCGATTTTCCAAATCCAATCTCAGCTCCTAAATTCTCTGAGTCAAATGTATCGTAAATCTTAACTGATTCCGAATAAACTTTATCTCGTATTGTTGCTTCTTTCAAATTACTCGTATCGCACAAATACACCACCTTATTTAAATTCTTTTCTTTTAAGATCTCATTAAATATGAAATACGTCTTTCCACTCCCAACAGGAGAAACAACTAAATTAATATATCCATCGTATAATTTGTATCCTGATTTTCTCCAAACTTCCGTTACTGTCTTCTTGCCTTTATTAGTTCTATTATGATTCATTGTACTTTCCATCCTTTTTTCATTGTGTGTATACTATACATATCATTTCTAAAAAGTACATGAATAGAAAAAACATTAAAAAACTTTCATTATTTAGTGTACAAACTCTCCAGAAGTAGATATATATTATGAGGGGGTACTAATCTAGTCCTCTCGCAGTGTTCAACATGTCATTTCCAAAATAAGAACACGTTGCAATTTCAACTTAATTGAGTTATGGCTCTTTATTCAATTAGGTTTTCATTTAAGACTTTCGATGAGTATTCTTCAAACACAAATAGCGGTATTATGTTCCTTCCCTGGTTCATAGTATCGTTATTTTTTTGTACTCATCTGGAACGAATTAAGTAAAAAACATTTCATTTCAATATGAACTCTTTAAGAAAGGAAGGGAAAAGATGCAAAACAATATCTATCTGCTTCCCAAAACTACGATTAAAAGGGCAATTATGAAAGCTGCCCGATGTGACAAGTTAAAGGAAGCATGCGAGATCATTTCTCGTGCTACTGGAATACCACCATATATTATTTACTCTACTAGCCAGGGAAGTTACTCACCAAAGTACTTCTTATACTTAATGGCCTATTTAGGACAATATGTGGACATTGACCAACTGCTTAGAACAAGCGAAATACAATCAAATATTAATCATCACAAGGATCGCATTTAGCGGTCTTTTTTTTATGTACTCAAATAAGAAAGGACAATCCAATGAACACAAAGCAACTTACAGAAAAGAAAAACGAACTCATTGAACAAATGGAACAACTCATTGATACCGCTGAAATGGAACGACGTAACTTTTCAGACGATGAAGACACAACTTATCAAGCTCTTGAAACAGAACTCAAAGCAGTCATTAAAGAGCTTTCAGAAACAAGAAATTATGAAGAATACAAGGAGAACACAAACATGGAAACAAGAAACTACACACAGGAATTATTAAATGGAAAATCAGTTGAATTACGAGCAATGGATACAACAAACAAAGGGGAAGTTGTTCCTACGAAACTTTTTGAACAGATCGCAAAAAAGGTAATGGAGAAATCAGGCATCGTTGCAGAGGTTAAAATCATTGAGTCCGTTGGTGATATTGAATTTTTAGTAGAAGGACAAATTGGTGAAGCTTGCTTTTTATCCGAAACTGGTTCTGCCGCTCCAAAAGATCTAGACGGATTTGATAAAGTCAAATTAACTGATAAGCGTTTGGCTACTGCTATTATCGTATCTAAAAAACTATTAAACAACAATCATGCTATTACTGAGTCTTACTTAGCTGATATTATTGCTGAACGAATGGCTAACGCATTAGAAAAAGAGCTATTATCTGTTTCTTCTTCGGAAAATGGCTTTACCAACACTTTGCTAACTGATACAAATGCTGAAACTGGTTCACTAAATATCGACTCCATCATGCAACTCATTACAAGCATGAAAGAGGCGCATTTAAAAGGTGCAAAGTTAATCATGAACAGAGCTAACTTCACGAAGCTATCAACTCTTAAGGATGCGAACAATCATTTTTATGTTGTCCCTACTTACGATCATGCAACTGGTGCACCTATTTATTCTATTTTAGGTGTTCAAATCAAGATTTCCGAATACGCTCCTGCTGACAAGATTGTATTAGTAAATGTATCTGATGCAGGAATTATGAAACAATCAGGTGGATTAAAACTAACACCATTACTTGAAAAGTACGCTGAAAATGGACAAGTTGCCATTCTTGCAGAACAATTCGTAGACTTCGGCATTCTTAATAGAGACTGTGTCAAAGTTTTAAACATTCAAACAAGCAGATCTAAAGCTGCTTAGATAATATCAATCTGGGGTAGAGACTCATTCTCTACTCCTATTTTAATTTAAGGGAGAATATTTTTATGGGATTATTTATGAAAAACA carries:
- a CDS encoding phage major capsid protein, with the translated sequence MNTKQLTEKKNELIEQMEQLIDTAEMERRNFSDDEDTTYQALETELKAVIKELSETRNYEEYKENTNMETRNYTQELLNGKSVELRAMDTTNKGEVVPTKLFEQIAKKVMEKSGIVAEVKIIESVGDIEFLVEGQIGEACFLSETGSAAPKDLDGFDKVKLTDKRLATAIIVSKKLLNNNHAITESYLADIIAERMANALEKELLSVSSSENGFTNTLLTDTNAETGSLNIDSIMQLITSMKEAHLKGAKLIMNRANFTKLSTLKDANNHFYVVPTYDHATGAPIYSILGVQIKISEYAPADKIVLVNVSDAGIMKQSGGLKLTPLLEKYAENGQVAILAEQFVDFGILNRDCVKVLNIQTSRSKAA